Proteins encoded by one window of Mycolicibacterium sp. ND9-15:
- a CDS encoding DEAD/DEAH box helicase — MTPSEPDATDAELTFNDLQIHPSVLQAVADVGYETPSAIQAATIPAMMAGSDVVGLAQTGTGKTAAFAIPILSKIDTSSRVTQALVLAPTRELALQVAEAFGRYGAHLPEVNVLPIYGGSSYGPQLAGLKRGAQVVVGTPGRVIDHLEKGRLDLSRLDYLVLDEADEMLQMGFAEDVERILSDTPEYKQVALFSATMPPAIRKITTKYLHDPVEVTVKAKTTTAENISQRYIQVAGHRKMDALTRVLEVEEGDAMIVFVRTKQATEEVAERLKARGFAAAAINGDIPQAQRERTIAALKDGSIDVLIATDVAARGLDVERISHVLNYDIPHDTESYVHRIGRTGRAGRSGAALLFVTPRERHLLKAIEKATRSKLVEAELPTVEDVNAQRVAKFRDSITEALNAPGTDVFRNIIEEYEREHDVPIADIAAALAAQAHGGDQFFMVEPPPEKRREREERPRREKPDRRRREGLTTYRIDVGKRHKVGPGHIVGAIANEGGLHRSDFGHITIRPDFSLVELPADLPRKTLKALENTRISGVKINLQPDRRPDKGRRKGR; from the coding sequence CCAGGCGGCCACCATCCCGGCCATGATGGCGGGCTCCGACGTGGTGGGTCTGGCCCAGACCGGCACCGGCAAGACGGCCGCGTTCGCCATCCCGATTCTGTCGAAGATCGACACCAGCAGTCGCGTCACCCAGGCGCTGGTGCTGGCGCCGACGCGGGAACTGGCGCTGCAGGTGGCCGAGGCGTTCGGCCGCTACGGCGCGCACCTGCCCGAGGTCAACGTGCTGCCGATATACGGCGGATCGTCTTACGGTCCGCAACTGGCAGGGCTCAAGCGTGGCGCCCAGGTGGTGGTCGGCACGCCAGGCCGGGTGATCGATCACCTCGAGAAGGGCCGGTTGGATCTCTCGCGGCTCGACTATCTGGTGCTCGACGAGGCCGACGAGATGCTGCAGATGGGCTTCGCAGAAGACGTCGAGCGAATCCTGTCCGACACCCCCGAGTACAAACAGGTCGCGTTGTTCTCGGCGACCATGCCGCCCGCGATCCGCAAGATCACCACCAAGTACCTGCACGACCCGGTCGAGGTGACCGTCAAGGCGAAAACCACCACCGCCGAGAACATTTCGCAGCGCTACATCCAAGTGGCGGGCCACCGCAAGATGGATGCGCTGACGCGGGTGCTCGAGGTGGAGGAGGGCGACGCGATGATCGTGTTCGTCCGCACCAAACAAGCCACCGAAGAGGTCGCCGAACGGCTGAAGGCCAGGGGTTTCGCCGCGGCGGCGATCAACGGGGACATCCCGCAGGCACAGCGTGAGCGCACCATCGCCGCGTTGAAGGACGGCAGCATCGACGTCCTGATCGCCACCGATGTGGCAGCGCGCGGGCTGGACGTCGAACGCATCTCCCACGTGCTGAACTACGACATCCCGCACGACACCGAGTCCTATGTGCACCGCATCGGGCGCACCGGTCGGGCCGGCCGGTCCGGGGCGGCGCTGCTGTTCGTCACCCCCCGCGAGCGCCATCTGCTCAAGGCCATCGAGAAGGCCACCCGGTCCAAGCTGGTCGAGGCGGAACTGCCGACGGTCGAGGACGTCAACGCCCAGCGGGTGGCGAAGTTCCGCGACTCGATCACCGAGGCGCTCAACGCTCCCGGCACCGACGTCTTCCGGAACATCATCGAGGAGTACGAACGCGAGCACGACGTGCCGATCGCCGATATCGCGGCGGCGCTGGCCGCGCAGGCGCACGGTGGTGACCAGTTCTTCATGGTCGAGCCGCCGCCGGAGAAGCGCCGCGAGCGCGAGGAGCGGCCGCGGCGCGAGAAGCCCGATCGCAGACGGCGCGAGGGCTTGACCACGTACCGCATCGATGTGGGTAAGCGGCACAAGGTCGGACCCGGTCACATCGTCGGCGCGATCGCCAACGAAGGGGGACTGCACCGCAGCGACTTCGGCCACATCACGATCCGCCCCGATTTCTCGTTGGTCGAGCTACCCGCCGATCTGCCCAGAAAGACACTCAAAGCCCTTGAGAACACCCGTATCTCGGGGGTGAAGATCAACCTGCAGCCCGACCGACGGCCGGACAAGGGCCGGCGCAAGGGCAGATGA
- a CDS encoding acyltransferase family protein, with protein sequence MTLSRGLDAQGGLESVGKPERVASLTGIRAVAALLVMLTHAAYTTGKYPQGYVGLVYSRAEIGVPIFFVLSGFLLFSPWVKAALTGRPPPSVRRYAWRRVRRIMPAYIVTVLAAYLVYHFRTAGPNPGHTWEGLFRNLTLTQIYTDDYLYSFLHQGLTQMWSLAVEVAFYVVLPLLAWLLLVALCRRRWRPGLLMGGLAALALITPAWLILVHTTDFLADGARLWLPAYLVWFIGGMMLAVLQPLGVRAYGLACIPLAVACYFIVSTPIAGEPTTSPNELREALVKVLFYAVIATLAVAPLALGDRGLYARFLSSRPMVFLGEISYEIFLIHLITMELVMVEILRYPIYTGSVVMLFLVTFVVTVPLSWLLHRFTRVRTT encoded by the coding sequence ATGACGCTGTCGCGCGGACTGGACGCGCAGGGCGGCCTGGAATCCGTCGGCAAGCCCGAACGCGTCGCCTCGCTCACCGGTATCCGCGCCGTCGCGGCGCTGTTGGTGATGCTCACCCACGCCGCGTACACGACGGGTAAGTACCCCCAGGGCTACGTCGGCCTGGTGTACTCCCGCGCCGAGATCGGGGTACCGATCTTCTTCGTGCTCAGCGGATTTCTGTTGTTCTCGCCGTGGGTGAAGGCCGCGCTCACCGGGCGCCCGCCGCCGTCGGTGCGTCGCTACGCCTGGCGCCGGGTGCGCCGCATCATGCCTGCCTACATCGTCACCGTCTTGGCGGCCTACCTCGTCTACCACTTCCGCACCGCGGGCCCGAATCCCGGCCACACCTGGGAAGGGTTGTTCCGCAACCTCACGCTGACCCAGATCTACACCGACGACTATCTGTATTCGTTCCTGCATCAGGGTCTGACGCAGATGTGGAGCCTTGCGGTGGAGGTCGCGTTCTACGTGGTGCTGCCGCTGTTGGCGTGGCTGCTGCTGGTGGCGCTGTGCCGGCGACGGTGGCGGCCCGGCCTGCTGATGGGCGGACTGGCCGCACTGGCGCTGATCACCCCGGCGTGGTTGATCCTGGTGCACACCACCGACTTCCTGGCCGACGGTGCGCGGCTGTGGCTGCCGGCGTATCTGGTCTGGTTCATCGGCGGGATGATGCTCGCGGTGTTGCAACCGCTGGGCGTGCGGGCCTACGGCCTGGCGTGCATACCGCTGGCGGTCGCGTGCTATTTCATCGTGTCCACACCGATCGCCGGTGAGCCGACCACCTCGCCCAACGAGTTGCGCGAGGCCTTGGTGAAGGTGTTGTTCTACGCGGTGATCGCCACGCTGGCGGTGGCGCCGTTGGCGCTCGGCGACCGGGGCCTCTATGCGCGGTTCCTGTCCAGCCGGCCGATGGTTTTCCTCGGCGAGATCTCCTACGAGATCTTCCTGATCCACCTGATCACGATGGAGCTGGTGATGGTGGAGATCCTGCGCTATCCGATCTACACCGGTTCCGTCGTCATGCTCTTCCTCGTCACCTTCGTGGTGACGGTCCCGCTGTCCTGGCTGCTGCACCGGTTCACCCGGGTGCGGACCACCTGA